A window from Aquabacterium sp. NJ1 encodes these proteins:
- a CDS encoding hydroxymethylglutaryl-CoA lyase, whose amino-acid sequence MYKPSNFPSHVTLVDVGPRDGLQNEGRPVDAADKIALVHRLQDAGLRQIEVTSFVSPKWVPQMADNAEVMAGIQRMEGVRYSVLTPNMKGFEGALAAGADEVVIFAAASEAFSQRNINCSIAESIERFRPVVDAAKATGKRVRAAVSCALGCPYQGEVTVEAVEDVVKRLLDIGSDHIGIADTIGVGTAGRVKAVMERALKHVPLAELSGHFHDTYGQALTNIYGCLELGIHTFDTSVAGLGGCPYAKGATGNVATEDVVYLLHGLGIHTGIKLEKLVDAADFISGVLGRKPVSRVSNALLAKRAHPTH is encoded by the coding sequence ATGTACAAGCCATCCAACTTCCCCTCGCACGTCACGCTGGTTGATGTGGGCCCGCGCGATGGCCTGCAAAACGAGGGCCGCCCCGTGGACGCCGCCGACAAGATCGCCCTGGTGCACCGCCTGCAGGACGCGGGCTTGCGCCAGATCGAGGTCACCAGCTTCGTGAGCCCAAAGTGGGTGCCACAGATGGCCGACAACGCCGAGGTGATGGCAGGCATCCAGCGGATGGAGGGCGTGCGCTACTCGGTGCTCACACCCAATATGAAGGGCTTTGAAGGCGCGCTGGCAGCGGGTGCCGACGAGGTCGTGATCTTCGCGGCGGCCAGCGAGGCCTTCAGCCAACGCAACATCAACTGCTCGATTGCCGAATCCATCGAGCGCTTCCGCCCCGTGGTGGACGCGGCCAAGGCCACGGGCAAGCGCGTGCGTGCCGCCGTATCGTGCGCGCTGGGCTGCCCTTATCAAGGCGAGGTGACGGTGGAAGCCGTGGAAGACGTGGTCAAGCGCCTGCTGGACATCGGCAGCGACCACATCGGCATTGCCGACACCATCGGCGTGGGCACGGCCGGCCGCGTGAAGGCCGTGATGGAACGCGCGCTCAAACATGTGCCATTGGCCGAACTCAGCGGCCACTTCCACGACACCTATGGCCAGGCGCTGACCAACATCTACGGCTGCCTGGAGCTGGGCATCCACACCTTCGACACCAGCGTGGCCGGCCTGGGCGGCTGCCCTTACGCCAAGGGCGCCACCGGCAACGTGGCCACCGAGGACGTGGTCTACCTGCTGCATGGCCTGGGCATCCACACCGGCATCAAGCTGGAAAAACTGGTGGACGCCGCCGACTTCATCTCGGGCGTGCTGGGCCGCAAGCCCGTCTCCCGCGTCAGCAATGCCTTGCTGGCCAAGCGCGCCCACCCCACGCATTGA
- a CDS encoding acetyl/propionyl/methylcrotonyl-CoA carboxylase subunit alpha — MFQKILIANRGEIACRVAATARRMGIRTVAVYSDADAHALHVQACDEAVHIGPASPRESYLRADRILEAAKATGAQAVHPGYGFLSENEDFAQACEAAGIAFIGPPASAIAAMGSKSAAKALMEKAGVPLVPGYHGDQQDPAFLKEQAGIMGYPVLIKASAGGGGKGMRAVQQAADLEAALASCQREAQASFGSAHVLVERYVQQPRHIEIQVFGDTHGHYVHLFERDCSVQRRHQKVLEEAPAPGMTPERRRQMGEAAIAAARSVGYVGAGTVEFICEQDGRFYFMEMNTRLQVEHPVTEAITGLDLVEWQLRVAAGEPLPLQQDQLQIKGHAIEARICAENPAQQFLPATGALQVMRTPPASSFEVSPVRIDSGVREGDVISPYYDSMIAKLIVWGEDRTAALSRLDAALRDLHITGLHTNVGFVRRVIHTPSFSQAKLDTALIEREHAALFQAPGVGTDVAIGAAMASLLPTEPAHTASPRDPWSTPDGWRLHGAPRHREVLLHEGQPVTVTSTRLGPTQYQLEFGEHSVMLTLHGAHADTLDISLATGAHTQRLRVSVYRHGDDIHVFTPQGAVHLQDVNPLTQVDQGHHGTGRLTALMPGKVVALLVKEGQVVKQGEPLAVTEAMKMEHTLTAPQAGTVSAILCAVGDQVAEGVELLRIED, encoded by the coding sequence ATGTTCCAGAAGATATTGATTGCCAACCGCGGTGAAATCGCCTGCCGAGTGGCTGCCACCGCACGCCGCATGGGCATCCGCACCGTGGCCGTCTACTCGGATGCCGACGCCCACGCCCTGCACGTGCAGGCTTGCGACGAGGCCGTGCACATCGGCCCGGCCAGCCCGCGTGAAAGCTACCTGCGCGCCGACCGTATCCTCGAAGCGGCCAAGGCCACCGGCGCCCAAGCCGTGCACCCCGGCTACGGCTTCCTGAGCGAAAACGAAGACTTCGCCCAGGCCTGCGAGGCCGCCGGCATTGCCTTCATCGGCCCACCCGCCTCGGCCATTGCGGCCATGGGCAGCAAATCCGCCGCCAAGGCCTTGATGGAAAAGGCCGGCGTGCCGCTGGTGCCCGGTTACCACGGCGACCAGCAAGACCCGGCTTTCCTCAAGGAGCAGGCCGGCATCATGGGCTACCCCGTGTTGATCAAGGCCAGTGCCGGTGGGGGTGGCAAGGGCATGCGCGCCGTCCAGCAAGCGGCGGACCTTGAAGCCGCGCTCGCATCCTGCCAGCGCGAAGCCCAGGCCAGCTTTGGCAGCGCCCATGTTCTGGTTGAACGCTATGTGCAGCAACCGCGGCACATCGAGATCCAGGTCTTTGGCGACACGCACGGCCACTACGTGCACCTGTTCGAGCGTGATTGCTCGGTGCAACGCCGCCACCAGAAGGTGCTGGAAGAAGCCCCGGCACCCGGCATGACGCCCGAGCGCCGCCGCCAGATGGGTGAAGCCGCCATCGCCGCCGCACGCAGCGTGGGTTATGTGGGCGCGGGCACCGTCGAGTTCATCTGTGAGCAGGACGGCCGCTTCTACTTCATGGAGATGAACACCCGCCTGCAGGTCGAGCACCCGGTCACCGAAGCCATCACCGGCCTGGACCTGGTCGAGTGGCAACTGCGCGTGGCCGCGGGCGAGCCCCTGCCTCTGCAGCAGGACCAACTGCAGATCAAGGGCCACGCCATCGAAGCCCGCATCTGCGCCGAGAACCCAGCGCAGCAGTTCCTGCCGGCCACCGGCGCGCTGCAGGTCATGCGCACGCCACCGGCTTCATCATTCGAGGTATCCCCCGTTCGCATTGACAGCGGCGTGCGCGAAGGCGATGTGATCTCGCCTTACTACGACTCGATGATCGCCAAGCTCATCGTGTGGGGCGAGGACCGCACCGCCGCCCTGAGCCGCCTGGATGCCGCCCTGCGCGACCTGCACATCACCGGCCTGCACACCAATGTGGGCTTCGTGCGCCGCGTGATCCACACGCCATCGTTCTCGCAAGCGAAGCTGGACACGGCCCTGATCGAGCGCGAGCATGCGGCCCTGTTCCAGGCGCCCGGCGTGGGCACGGACGTGGCCATTGGTGCGGCCATGGCCAGCCTGCTGCCCACCGAACCAGCCCACACAGCCAGCCCACGTGACCCCTGGTCCACACCGGATGGCTGGCGCCTGCATGGTGCCCCTCGCCACCGCGAGGTGCTGCTGCACGAGGGCCAGCCCGTCACGGTGACCAGCACCCGCTTGGGCCCCACGCAATACCAGCTCGAATTCGGCGAGCACAGCGTCATGCTGACGCTGCACGGTGCGCACGCTGACACGCTGGACATCAGCCTGGCCACCGGCGCGCATACCCAGCGCCTGCGCGTGTCGGTGTACCGCCATGGTGACGACATCCACGTGTTCACGCCTCAAGGCGCCGTGCACCTGCAGGACGTGAACCCGCTGACCCAGGTCGACCAGGGCCACCATGGCACCGGCCGCCTCACCGCCTTGATGCCCGGCAAGGTCGTGGCCTTGCTCGTGAAGGAAGGCCAGGTCGTCAAGCAAGGCGAGCCCCTGGCCGTGACCGAAGCCATGAAAATGGAACACACGCTGACCGCGCCGCAAGCGGGCACCGTCTCTGCCATCCTGTGCGCCGTGGGCGACCAGGTGGCCGAGGGCGTCGAGCTGCTGCGCATCGAAGACTGA
- a CDS encoding enoyl-CoA hydratase/isomerase family protein, whose product MSRLDIQHEGHVAHVYLNRPELRNAFDAETIAELTHTFTELAADPTLRAIVLGAHGKAFCAGADLNWMRAMADFSWAENHTDGARLANMLWTIASSPVPVIAKVQGDCYGGGVGLVACCDVVVASRQAGFCLSEAKLGLIPATISPYVIDAIGERAARRYFVTAERFSAERAQLIGLVHEVCDADTLHETTQQVVHSIVHNGPVAVRACKQLVKDIGKMPLSTDLRDLTARRIADIRASDEGREGVQAFLNKRTPAWQLDAKPKD is encoded by the coding sequence ATGTCCCGACTGGATATCCAGCATGAAGGCCACGTAGCCCATGTCTACCTGAACCGGCCCGAACTGCGCAACGCGTTTGATGCCGAGACCATTGCCGAGCTGACGCACACCTTCACGGAGCTGGCGGCAGACCCGACGCTGCGCGCCATCGTGCTGGGCGCGCATGGCAAGGCCTTCTGCGCAGGCGCCGACCTGAACTGGATGCGCGCCATGGCCGATTTTTCCTGGGCCGAGAACCACACCGACGGCGCACGCCTGGCCAACATGCTGTGGACCATTGCCAGCAGCCCGGTGCCGGTGATCGCCAAGGTGCAAGGCGATTGTTATGGTGGCGGCGTAGGCCTGGTGGCCTGCTGCGACGTGGTGGTGGCATCTCGCCAGGCGGGCTTCTGCCTGTCGGAAGCCAAGCTGGGCCTGATCCCCGCAACCATCAGCCCGTATGTGATCGATGCCATTGGTGAACGTGCCGCGCGCCGCTACTTCGTGACGGCCGAGCGCTTCAGCGCCGAGCGCGCGCAGCTGATCGGCCTGGTGCACGAGGTGTGCGATGCCGACACGCTGCACGAGACCACGCAGCAGGTGGTGCACAGCATCGTGCACAACGGCCCGGTGGCCGTGCGCGCCTGCAAGCAGCTGGTCAAGGACATCGGCAAGATGCCCCTGAGCACCGACCTGCGCGACCTGACCGCACGCCGCATTGCCGACATCCGCGCCAGCGACGAAGGCCGCGAGGGCGTGCAGGCCTTCCTGAATAAACGCACTCCGGCCTGGCAGCTTGATGCCAAGCCTAAAGACTGA
- a CDS encoding carboxyl transferase domain-containing protein has translation MPVIETQLNPRSDTFKANAQAMQALVDDLEAQLGRIALGGGEAPRAKHLARGKLLPRDRVEQLLDAGSPFLEVAPLAALNMYDNAAPSAGVIAGVGRVAGVECMIVCNDATVKGGTYYPISVKKHLRAQEIAAQNRLPCIYLVDSGGANLPNQDEVFPDRDHFGRIFYNQANMSAVGIPQIAVVMGSCTAGGAYVPAMSDETIIVQNQGTIFLGGPPLVKAATGEVVSVEDLGGGDVHTRLSGVADHLARDDAHALALARQCVARLNWRKTADIALIEPRAPLYDQAELNGIIPTDTRKPFDVREVIARLVDGSEFDEFKARYGSTLVCGFAHIEGMPVGIVANNGILFSESANKGAHFIELCCQRKIPLLFLQNITGFMVGRKYENEGIARAGAKMVTAVSCAQVPKFTVIIGGSFGAGNYGMCGRAYNPRFLWMWPNARISVMGGEQAASVLATVKRDGIEAKTGLKGEAAWSADDEEAFKAPIREQYEAQGHPYYASARLWDDGVIRPTDTRRVLALAMSASLNAPIGDTRYGVFRM, from the coding sequence ATGCCCGTCATCGAGACCCAACTCAACCCACGCTCGGATACCTTCAAGGCCAATGCCCAGGCCATGCAGGCCCTGGTGGACGACCTGGAAGCCCAACTGGGCCGCATCGCACTGGGTGGTGGCGAAGCGCCGCGCGCCAAGCACCTGGCCCGCGGCAAGCTGCTGCCGCGTGACCGCGTGGAACAACTGCTGGATGCGGGCTCGCCGTTTCTGGAAGTGGCGCCGCTGGCCGCGCTCAACATGTATGACAACGCCGCGCCCAGCGCCGGTGTGATCGCCGGGGTGGGCCGTGTAGCGGGCGTCGAGTGCATGATCGTGTGCAACGACGCGACCGTCAAAGGCGGCACCTACTACCCCATCTCGGTCAAGAAGCACCTGCGTGCCCAGGAGATCGCCGCGCAGAACCGCCTGCCCTGCATCTACCTGGTGGACTCGGGCGGCGCCAACCTGCCCAACCAGGACGAGGTCTTCCCGGACCGCGACCACTTCGGCCGCATCTTCTACAACCAGGCCAACATGAGTGCTGTCGGCATCCCGCAGATCGCTGTGGTGATGGGCTCGTGCACGGCCGGCGGCGCCTATGTGCCCGCCATGAGCGACGAGACCATCATCGTGCAGAACCAGGGCACCATCTTCCTGGGTGGCCCGCCGCTGGTGAAGGCCGCCACGGGCGAAGTGGTGAGCGTGGAAGACCTGGGCGGTGGTGACGTGCACACGCGCCTGTCCGGCGTGGCCGACCACCTGGCGCGCGATGACGCCCATGCGCTGGCCCTGGCCCGCCAATGCGTGGCCCGTCTGAACTGGCGCAAGACAGCTGACATCGCCCTGATCGAGCCACGTGCGCCCTTGTACGACCAGGCCGAACTCAACGGCATCATCCCCACCGACACGCGCAAGCCCTTCGATGTGCGCGAGGTGATCGCCCGCCTGGTGGACGGCTCGGAGTTCGACGAGTTCAAGGCGCGCTACGGCAGCACCCTGGTCTGCGGCTTTGCCCACATCGAAGGCATGCCCGTGGGCATCGTGGCCAACAACGGCATCCTGTTCTCGGAGAGCGCCAACAAGGGCGCGCACTTCATCGAGCTGTGTTGCCAGCGCAAGATCCCCCTGCTCTTCCTGCAGAACATCACCGGCTTCATGGTGGGCCGCAAGTACGAGAACGAAGGCATTGCACGCGCCGGCGCCAAGATGGTCACCGCCGTGTCGTGCGCACAGGTACCCAAGTTCACCGTGATCATCGGCGGCTCGTTCGGTGCCGGCAACTATGGCATGTGCGGCCGCGCCTACAACCCGCGTTTCCTGTGGATGTGGCCGAACGCGCGCATCAGCGTGATGGGTGGCGAGCAGGCCGCCAGCGTACTGGCCACGGTCAAGCGCGATGGCATCGAGGCCAAGACGGGCCTCAAGGGCGAAGCCGCCTGGAGCGCCGATGACGAGGAGGCCTTCAAGGCACCGATCCGCGAACAGTACGAGGCACAGGGCCACCCGTATTACGCCTCTGCCCGCCTGTGGGACGACGGCGTGATCCGCCCCACCGACACCCGCCGCGTGCTGGCCCTGGCCATGAGTGCCAGCCTCAACGCACCGATTGGCGACACACGCTACGGCGTGTTCCGCATGTAA
- a CDS encoding TetR/AcrR family transcriptional regulator, whose amino-acid sequence MPSLQRTTPRRAKSLERIQTLLSAARQVFSQHGYQRATTAQIAEAAGVSEATVFTYFPGKRELCIQVIKDWYDEISSELERDVPRLHGVHAKLSHVVRAHLVTLLADGSGMCALVLGEGRAAEPELAKVIADCKRRYTAPLMDCLAEAQAQGQVRADMPLRLLRDLVYGSMEHVLWDAITTMKRPRIDTTAEQLTELIWSALMPRDASLAALSRFKDEVSEALRHIHPKD is encoded by the coding sequence GTGCCCAGCCTGCAACGCACCACCCCTCGCCGCGCCAAATCCCTGGAGCGCATTCAGACTTTGCTGAGTGCGGCTCGGCAGGTGTTTTCGCAGCACGGCTACCAGCGTGCCACCACCGCCCAGATTGCCGAAGCGGCGGGCGTGTCCGAGGCCACGGTGTTCACCTACTTCCCGGGCAAGCGCGAGCTGTGCATCCAGGTCATCAAGGATTGGTACGACGAGATCAGCAGCGAGCTGGAGCGTGACGTGCCCCGCCTGCACGGCGTGCACGCCAAGCTCAGCCACGTGGTGCGCGCCCACCTGGTCACCCTGCTGGCCGATGGCTCGGGCATGTGCGCCCTGGTGCTCGGCGAGGGCCGCGCAGCCGAGCCCGAACTGGCCAAGGTCATTGCCGACTGCAAACGCCGCTACACCGCGCCCTTAATGGACTGCCTAGCCGAGGCACAAGCGCAAGGCCAGGTCCGCGCCGACATGCCGCTGCGCCTGCTTCGCGACCTGGTGTATGGCTCGATGGAGCATGTGCTGTGGGACGCCATCACCACGATGAAGCGCCCGCGCATCGACACCACGGCCGAGCAACTGACCGAACTGATCTGGAGCGCGCTGATGCCGCGTGACGCGTCCCTGGCGGCCTTGAGCCGCTTCAAGGATGAAGTCAGCGAGGCGCTGCGCCACATCCACCCGAAAGACTGA
- a CDS encoding SDR family NAD(P)-dependent oxidoreductase, which yields MNLSKCVFIVTGGCSGLGAATSQMAWEAGARVLLADRSAPASTHPLAQLDPHQERWCWQDTDVSDDTQGSAAVYMAQDRFGRVDVLVNAAGVAFAECLHGREGPHQLSTFRKVMEVNLLGSFNMMRLAVPVMMASPPRADEAAGACRGVIINTASVAAFEGQMGQVAFAASKGGVAAMTLPAARDLARERIRVMAIAPGAFSTPLTAGLPPETRAVLAANVPCPARLGAPAEYAALVRHIVENEYLNGEVIRLDGGLRLAAG from the coding sequence ATGAACCTGTCGAAGTGCGTGTTCATCGTCACCGGCGGCTGTTCGGGGCTGGGTGCCGCGACCAGCCAGATGGCCTGGGAGGCCGGTGCCCGTGTGCTGCTGGCGGACCGCAGCGCGCCCGCTTCAACGCACCCCTTGGCCCAGCTTGACCCGCATCAGGAGCGCTGGTGCTGGCAAGACACCGATGTCAGCGACGACACCCAGGGCTCGGCCGCCGTCTACATGGCGCAGGATCGCTTCGGGCGTGTGGACGTGCTGGTCAATGCCGCCGGCGTGGCCTTCGCCGAATGCCTGCACGGCCGCGAGGGCCCGCACCAGTTGTCCACCTTCCGCAAGGTGATGGAGGTCAACCTGCTGGGCAGCTTCAACATGATGCGGCTGGCCGTGCCAGTGATGATGGCTTCGCCGCCGCGCGCCGATGAGGCTGCGGGCGCCTGCCGGGGCGTGATCATCAACACGGCGTCCGTGGCCGCCTTTGAAGGGCAGATGGGGCAAGTGGCATTTGCCGCCTCCAAAGGTGGGGTGGCCGCCATGACCTTGCCAGCCGCGCGTGATCTGGCGCGTGAGCGCATCCGTGTCATGGCCATTGCGCCGGGGGCTTTCAGCACACCACTGACCGCCGGCTTGCCACCGGAAACCCGCGCGGTGCTGGCTGCCAACGTGCCCTGCCCTGCACGCCTGGGGGCACCCGCCGAGTACGCGGCCCTGGTGCGCCACATCGTGGAAAACGAATACCTCAATGGCGAGGTGATCAGGCTGGACGGTGGGCTTCGCCTGGCTGCTGGCTGA
- a CDS encoding thioesterase family protein, with protein MTAIQWDHPHPHLLNVTVQDQHIDLMRHTNNVVYLQWLEDVAWAHSIALGLGPAQYEALGHGMVVRQHELTYIQATRLGDELVLATWLTHADKLTLQRHYQFVRQADGATVFRGKTHFVCVDIAQGKVRRMPEAFFSAYSAAVIPQVS; from the coding sequence ATGACAGCCATCCAATGGGATCACCCCCATCCCCACCTCTTGAATGTGACCGTGCAGGATCAGCATATCGACCTGATGCGCCACACGAACAACGTCGTGTACCTGCAGTGGCTGGAGGACGTGGCCTGGGCTCATTCCATCGCGCTGGGCCTGGGGCCGGCTCAGTACGAGGCGCTGGGCCATGGCATGGTGGTGCGCCAGCATGAGCTGACCTACATCCAGGCCACCCGCCTGGGCGACGAGCTGGTGCTGGCCACCTGGTTGACGCATGCCGACAAGCTCACGCTGCAGCGCCACTACCAGTTTGTCCGCCAGGCAGATGGCGCGACCGTTTTCCGCGGCAAAACGCATTTTGTGTGCGTGGACATCGCCCAGGGCAAGGTCCGGCGCATGCCCGAGGCGTTTTTCTCGGCTTACTCAGCGGCCGTGATCCCTCAAGTCAGCTGA